The Patescibacteria group bacterium genome includes a region encoding these proteins:
- the recG gene encoding ATP-dependent DNA helicase RecG, giving the protein MQLDSPIDEIFRLKETQKKALGKLNIKTVENLLRHIPSRYGELIETKLITEAIPGEVATICGKITNIKKNRAFKKRFSLTEATIEDETGKIKATWFHQPYIVNMLKEGSFTCLSGKITQGKNGAYLANPDFSSQDKLSSDLNNRKNLFSDKETVEKTLLIPIYPESRGVSSKWLHHSILKILRSGAHKEISDPIPTEILKKYKLPSLEKSLVYIHTPKNEKDARVARKRFAFEEIFFIQLSHLRARAIHDKDKSIIIDTKQEDIDEFLNKFPFKPTNGQLKAIKQITEDLKKDKPMARLLEGDVGSGKTLIAVTASYAVVESGFQVAYMAPTEILAQQLFKNFTDYFKHLGVWAQVGLITGSECRKFPSKSNPKDSTHISRTQLLKWVKDGSVPILIGTHSLIQKGVKLKNPALMIIDEQHRFGTAQRAKLARDKAEVTPHLLSMTATPIPRTLALTIYSDLDLTILDEMPPGRKQIITEIVSPVNRTGTYAKIRDELKNGRQVYVICPRIDLPAEAGEPDLANTADGGSPGANALRDKALSLNVKSVKEEAVRLKKDIFQEFEIGILHSKLKPKEKEEIMQKFSNGEIDILVATSVVEVGVNVPNATIIIIEGADRFGLAQLHQLRGRVLRSNHQAYCFVFTDSKSKTTTERLKALKTSKNGFELAEYDLSLRGPGELGGGKQWGISDIGMEAIKNIKMVEAAREESQRIIKEDPELEKYPLIKERITNQKTEIHFE; this is encoded by the coding sequence ATGCAACTAGACTCACCAATTGACGAGATATTTCGCCTTAAAGAAACTCAAAAAAAGGCGCTCGGCAAACTCAATATAAAAACTGTAGAAAATTTACTCCGCCACATTCCCTCCAGATACGGCGAGCTTATAGAAACCAAACTGATTACAGAGGCAATACCCGGCGAAGTGGCGACAATATGCGGGAAGATAACAAATATAAAAAAGAACAGAGCCTTTAAAAAAAGATTCTCTCTGACGGAAGCAACTATTGAAGATGAAACAGGGAAGATAAAGGCTACATGGTTTCACCAGCCATATATAGTAAATATGTTAAAAGAAGGGTCTTTTACTTGCCTTTCCGGTAAAATAACACAAGGGAAGAATGGCGCGTATTTAGCTAATCCTGATTTTTCCTCGCAAGACAAATTATCATCTGACCTAAACAATAGAAAAAATCTATTCTCCGACAAAGAAACAGTGGAGAAAACCTTGCTAATACCCATATATCCCGAGAGCAGGGGCGTATCATCTAAATGGCTACATCATTCTATATTGAAGATTTTAAGAAGTGGTGCGCATAAAGAGATTAGTGATCCTATTCCGACAGAAATTTTAAAAAAATATAAACTGCCGTCTCTTGAAAAATCTCTTGTTTATATACATACTCCTAAAAACGAAAAAGATGCTCGCGTAGCAAGAAAAAGGTTCGCATTTGAAGAAATTTTTTTTATACAACTCTCTCACCTTAGAGCGAGAGCAATTCATGATAAAGATAAATCTATAATCATAGATACAAAACAAGAAGACATAGACGAATTCTTAAATAAATTTCCTTTTAAACCGACAAATGGTCAGCTAAAAGCTATAAAGCAAATCACCGAAGACCTAAAGAAAGATAAACCGATGGCGCGCCTTCTTGAAGGAGATGTCGGCTCTGGCAAGACACTGATAGCAGTGACTGCTTCTTATGCTGTGGTAGAATCAGGATTTCAAGTCGCCTATATGGCGCCGACTGAGATCCTGGCTCAGCAACTTTTTAAGAACTTTACCGACTACTTCAAGCACCTAGGGGTCTGGGCGCAAGTTGGTCTCATCACCGGAAGCGAGTGCCGGAAATTCCCTTCCAAGTCTAACCCTAAAGACTCAACTCACATATCACGGACTCAACTCCTAAAGTGGGTAAAGGACGGCAGTGTCCCTATTTTGATTGGCACGCATTCCTTAATCCAAAAAGGGGTTAAACTCAAAAATCCGGCCCTTATGATAATAGACGAGCAACATCGCTTTGGCACCGCTCAACGAGCGAAACTTGCTCGCGATAAAGCTGAAGTCACACCCCACCTTCTATCTATGACCGCCACACCTATCCCTCGCACCCTTGCCCTCACCATCTATAGCGACTTAGACCTGACGATACTTGACGAGATGCCGCCTGGCAGGAAGCAGATCATCACAGAGATAGTCTCTCCGGTAAACAGAACCGGAACTTATGCAAAAATCCGCGATGAACTGAAAAATGGTAGACAAGTATATGTGATCTGTCCAAGGATAGACCTGCCTGCCGAGGCAGGCGAGCCCGACCTGGCTAATACCGCCGATGGCGGTTCGCCCGGCGCGAATGCGCTTAGGGACAAAGCGCTTTCTCTTAATGTCAAATCAGTAAAAGAGGAAGCTGTTCGCCTTAAGAAGGATATTTTCCAAGAATTTGAAATAGGAATACTCCACAGTAAACTAAAACCAAAAGAGAAAGAAGAAATAATGCAGAAATTCTCAAACGGAGAGATTGACATACTTGTCGCCACATCCGTTGTGGAAGTTGGAGTCAATGTGCCAAATGCGACTATTATAATAATAGAAGGAGCAGATAGATTTGGGCTAGCTCAACTCCACCAACTGAGAGGGAGGGTATTGAGGAGCAATCATCAAGCGTATTGTTTTGTCTTTACAGATTCCAAATCTAAGACCACAACAGAGCGTTTAAAAGCCCTAAAGACGTCTAAAAACGGTTTTGAGCTGGCTGAGTATGACTTATCCCTTCGTGGTCCGGGAGAGCTCGGTGGGGGCAAACAATGGGGTATCTCAGACATCGGCATGGAAGCGATAAAGAATATAAAAATGGTAGAAGCGGCGCGTGAAGAATCTCAGAGAATAATAAAAGAGGACCCTGAACTAGAAAAATACCCGCTCATTAAAGAAAGGATAACAAACCAAAAAACCGAAATCCATTTTGAATAA